The Streptomyces sp. NBC_00102 genome segment TGGTAGGCGCGGACCGGCAGAGCCTTGTCGTTGTCCACGCCGAAGGCGCACTTGAGCCACCAGTACGGCGAGTGCAGGGCGTGCGCGTGGTGGGTGCCGTACGGCTTCAGGCCGGCTTCGCGGATCTTGCGGAGCAGTTCGTCGGCCTTGTAGATCCGGATGTGACCGCCCTCGACCTCGTGGTACGCGTCGGAGAGCGACCAGCAGACCTTCTCGGGGCCGTAGCGGGGCACGGTGATCGCGATGCGGCCGCCCGGTTTGAGGACGCGGACCATCTCGGCGAGGACGCCCTTGTCGTCGGGGATGTGCTCCATCACCTCGGAGATGATGACGACGTCGAACGAGGCGTCAGGGAAAGGCAGGTTGAGGGCGTCGCCCTCCATGGCGGTGGCGGTCGCGCCGGCCGGGGCCTCGCCCTCGGCCTTCATCGCCGCGAACCACTTGGCGACCTCGCGGATCTCCTCGCCGTTCTGGTCCAGGGCCACGACCCGGGCGCCGCGCCGGTAGCACTCGAAGGCGTGCCGGCCGGCGCCGCAGCCGAGATCGAGCACACGGTCACCTGCGGCGAGCGGAAAGCGGGTGAAGTCGACGGTCAGCACGGGGGCCTGCCTTCGAGGTCGGTGGTACGGGCACCAGAAAGGAAAAGGACGGAGTCGCGGGTGCGGCCGCGGGAGGTCATCTGCGGGCGCCCCGGGCGGCGATGGCCCGGCGGTAGAGGTCGGCGGTGCCGGCCGCCGCTCCGGCCCAGGTGAAGTTGGCCAGGACCCGGGCGCGGCCGGCCGCGCCGAGCCGGGCCCGCAGCTCCGGGTCGTCCAGCATCCGGGTGAGAGCGGTGGCGAGCGCGTCGGGGTCGCCGGGCGGCACGGCGAGGCAGGTCTCGCCGTCGCGGCCGGTGACCTCGGGGATCGCGCCGCCGGTGGTGGCGACGAGCGGGGTGCCGGTGGCCATCGCCTCGGCGGCGGGCAGCGAGAAGCCCTCGTACAGCGAGGGGACGCAGGAGACCTGGGCTCCGCGCACCAGGTCGACGAGTTCGGCGTCGGTGATGCCCTTGACGAACTCGACGGCGTCCGCCAGGCCGAGGCGTTCGATGGCGCGGGCCACCGGGCCGTCTTCGGCGCGCTTGCCGACGACCACGAGATGGGCCTCGGGGTGGCCGGCCCGGACCTTGCCGAGCGCCTCCACGAGGTGGACGAGCCCCTTGAGGGGGACATCGGCGCTGGAGGTGGTGACGATCCGGCCGGGCACCTCGCGGACCGACGGGTCGGGCGACCAGAGGTCGGTGTCCGCGCCGATGTGGACGACGTCGACGCGGTCGGGGCGCACCCCGAGGTCGTCGACGATCTCCTGGCGGGACGAGCCGGAGACGGTGAGGACGTGCGGCAGCCGGCGGGCGACCCGCTTCTGCATGCGGGTGAAGCCGTACCAGCGGCGTACGGAGAGGGCGCGCCGCCGGGTCG includes the following:
- a CDS encoding glycosyltransferase family 4 protein translates to MTAEAMETDPGAGYGAPAAPDDRPLRIALLTYKGNPFCGGQGVYVRHLGRELARLGHTVEVIGAQPYPVLDEGVPLTELPSLDLYRQPDPFRTPGRGEYRDWIDLAEVATMWTGGFPEPLTFSLRAGRHLRARSGEFDVIHDNQTLGYGLLGDLGAPLVTTIHHPITVDRRLDLAAATTRRRALSVRRWYGFTRMQKRVARRLPHVLTVSGSSRQEIVDDLGVRPDRVDVVHIGADTDLWSPDPSVREVPGRIVTTSSADVPLKGLVHLVEALGKVRAGHPEAHLVVVGKRAEDGPVARAIERLGLADAVEFVKGITDAELVDLVRGAQVSCVPSLYEGFSLPAAEAMATGTPLVATTGGAIPEVTGRDGETCLAVPPGDPDALATALTRMLDDPELRARLGAAGRARVLANFTWAGAAAGTADLYRRAIAARGARR
- a CDS encoding class I SAM-dependent methyltransferase, with amino-acid sequence MLTVDFTRFPLAAGDRVLDLGCGAGRHAFECYRRGARVVALDQNGEEIREVAKWFAAMKAEGEAPAGATATAMEGDALNLPFPDASFDVVIISEVMEHIPDDKGVLAEMVRVLKPGGRIAITVPRYGPEKVCWSLSDAYHEVEGGHIRIYKADELLRKIREAGLKPYGTHHAHALHSPYWWLKCAFGVDNDKALPVRAYHKLLVWDIMKKPAVTRVAEQLLNPVVGKSFVAYATKPHLPKAEA